The nucleotide sequence ATTTTTTGTCCCCTGTTATTCTGAATTTGCGATTCAAACTTCATTTGTATCTGTTTTGGCAGACGAGGAAGCGATTGCAGATGGATCGAACCCTTTAACAATAAGCCATATCGAAAGCATGATCTCAGCCACAGCGATAGGAAGGGCAAAAATAAGCTCCAATCCCATTTCCGAAAGTCCGGTAAACATGCCAATATTAGCCATCACCGAACCGGTTAACAAAGCTATAGCAGCGATGAAACCCCAGGCCGATATAAATCGTGGAACGAGTCTTGATCTAAACAATACATAATAAAGGATCAAGGATCCTAAAACAAAAACGATATGATAGATCATCCCTTGTGTGCCGGCCCAATGATCTACTGACTGTATTGAACTGCCTATGTATTGAAAATATGAAGCATCCACTCCCCCTTTACTTAAGTAGTCCTGACTTAGATTGACCAGTAGCAACTTACTGATATAAGCAACACTTAAGAGCGCAGCCTCAAATAATCTGAAAACAACATACCCCAGAGCTAAGGCTTCATTGTATCTTTTTAAGACGGGGAACAAGAACAATGATAGGAGAACTACTGCAGGAACACCTGTAAACTCTAGCAGTACTCCAATTATCACAACTGTTTTGTTTGGATAAGCATTGTCCAGGTAATCCGGAGAATCCAGAATAGGTTTGTAAAGAGCTTCTCCAACAAAAAGCATAACAATTGCAAATATGAACAATACGCCCACGTTCGTTGCGGTCTTTCTGTAGGAGTTCATTTTTTCAATTCTTTCTTCCATCTACTCCACTACCACATTATAAGGTGAGAGAGATAACTATATAATATTTTTGGATGCGTTGAACTTTGCTGAAATATAGCAGATCCACCCTGGCAGCAATTAGCCTATGCAATTTTTCCACACCCCGATTACTTTTTTAGTATTGTATATCTCCTTTTGTACGCAAGTTATTGCAAATTTATAGTTCTTCTGAATAAACACTAATTCATACATTTAGATATATACAACCACAAAAATCAAAAAGATTAATAAGTTCGGAGGTCCCAAATAAATTACAAGTGACAACACAAGCATTTAATATTCCACTTCAACTGGATAAATAATTCAATGCTTAAATGCTCGTTGATGTACACTGAATTTACAACAAATACAGGTGGTTGATATGTCAGATAATGATTTTCCGGCACCGAATGAGGGGTTTGTGCTCACGCATACGGTGATAGTGAGTGATGTTAAAGCTTCGTGCGAATGGTACAAGAAAATGTTCGACGGTAAGGTGGTCATGGAGCCAAGTGCTGATGGTACCCCGTGCATCATCAAAGTGGCAAATAGTTGGATCATACTCAATTTTGGTGGCGGCGAGCCGACGGATGACAAACCCAACACTACCGTTGCTGTGAAACAAAACCATGATATCCTGAGTGCGTTCTTAAATGTACGAGTGGCTGATCTTCAAGGGTTTTATGAATCACGAAAAGAACGCGGTGCTGAGTTTATAACAGAGCCCAAAGATCACAGTGCTGAATTTCGTTGCTATATGGTAGACCCAGACGGCTACTTGATAGAAGTCGGTGAAG is from Methanococcoides sp. AM1 and encodes:
- a CDS encoding DUF4386 domain-containing protein; translated protein: MEERIEKMNSYRKTATNVGVLFIFAIVMLFVGEALYKPILDSPDYLDNAYPNKTVVIIGVLLEFTGVPAVVLLSLFLFPVLKRYNEALALGYVVFRLFEAALLSVAYISKLLLVNLSQDYLSKGGVDASYFQYIGSSIQSVDHWAGTQGMIYHIVFVLGSLILYYVLFRSRLVPRFISAWGFIAAIALLTGSVMANIGMFTGLSEMGLELIFALPIAVAEIMLSIWLIVKGFDPSAIASSSAKTDTNEV
- a CDS encoding VOC family protein — translated: MSDNDFPAPNEGFVLTHTVIVSDVKASCEWYKKMFDGKVVMEPSADGTPCIIKVANSWIILNFGGGEPTDDKPNTTVAVKQNHDILSAFLNVRVADLQGFYESRKERGAEFITEPKDHSAEFRCYMVDPDGYLIEVGEAKPRE